A region of Plutella xylostella chromosome 29, ilPluXylo3.1, whole genome shotgun sequence DNA encodes the following proteins:
- the LOC105393331 gene encoding uncharacterized Golgi apparatus membrane protein-like protein CG5021 isoform X1: MATMNPATPGVPQVPLLDDTIAFGDEDNAGKQFVHPYIVFFHLVFRCSAIVVYILCGWFSDSFIASFVLVILLLSADFWTVKNITGRLLVGLRWWNYVDDDGKSHWVFESKQVNNRVNQNESRLFWLGLILCPLIWTGFLFISLLSLKFKWMLLVLIALTLTGANLYGYIKCKFGAKENLKSATTDFMKKQFLQNATSFMFTPAPPPTTANSGVV, from the exons atggCTACTATGAACCCGGCAACC CCAGGTGTGCCGCAGGTGCCGCTGCTGGACGACACCATCGCCTTCGGGGACGAGGACAACGCTGGGAAACAGTTTGT CCACCCGTACATAGTGTTCTTCCACCTGGTGTTCCGCTGCTCGGCCATCGTGGTGTACATCCTGTGCGGCTGGTTCTCCGACTCCTTCATCGCCAGCTTCGTGCTCGTCATCCTGCTGCTGTCCGCCGACTTCTGGACTGTGAAGAATATTACTG GGCGGCTGCTGGTGGGGCTGCGTTGGTGGAACTACGTGGATGACGACGGCAAGTCGCACTGGGTCTTCGAGTCCAAGCAGGTAAAT AACCGCGTGAACCAGAACGAGTCGCGCCTGTTCTGGCTGGGGCTCATCCTGTGCCCGCTCATCTGGACCGGCTTCCTCTTCATCAGCCTGCTCAGCTTGAAGTTTAAGTGGATG CTGCTAGTGCTAATCGCGCTAACACTGACCGGCGCCAATCTCTACGGCTACATCAAGTGCAAGTTTGGAGCCAAAGAGAACCTCAAGTCTGCCACTACGGACTTCATGAAGAAACAGTTCCTTCAGAATGCCACCTCGTTTATGTTcacccccgcgccgccccccaCAACGGCCAATAGTGGGGTGGTTTAG
- the LOC105393331 gene encoding uncharacterized Golgi apparatus membrane protein-like protein CG5021 isoform X3 — MATMNPATVPLLDDTIAFGDEDNAGKQFVHPYIVFFHLVFRCSAIVVYILCGWFSDSFIASFVLVILLLSADFWTVKNITGRLLVGLRWWNYVDDDGKSHWVFESKQVNNRVNQNESRLFWLGLILCPLIWTGFLFISLLSLKFKWMLLVLIALTLTGANLYGYIKCKFGAKENLKSATTDFMKKQFLQNATSFMFTPAPPPTTANSGVV; from the exons atggCTACTATGAACCCGGCAACC GTGCCGCTGCTGGACGACACCATCGCCTTCGGGGACGAGGACAACGCTGGGAAACAGTTTGT CCACCCGTACATAGTGTTCTTCCACCTGGTGTTCCGCTGCTCGGCCATCGTGGTGTACATCCTGTGCGGCTGGTTCTCCGACTCCTTCATCGCCAGCTTCGTGCTCGTCATCCTGCTGCTGTCCGCCGACTTCTGGACTGTGAAGAATATTACTG GGCGGCTGCTGGTGGGGCTGCGTTGGTGGAACTACGTGGATGACGACGGCAAGTCGCACTGGGTCTTCGAGTCCAAGCAGGTAAAT AACCGCGTGAACCAGAACGAGTCGCGCCTGTTCTGGCTGGGGCTCATCCTGTGCCCGCTCATCTGGACCGGCTTCCTCTTCATCAGCCTGCTCAGCTTGAAGTTTAAGTGGATG CTGCTAGTGCTAATCGCGCTAACACTGACCGGCGCCAATCTCTACGGCTACATCAAGTGCAAGTTTGGAGCCAAAGAGAACCTCAAGTCTGCCACTACGGACTTCATGAAGAAACAGTTCCTTCAGAATGCCACCTCGTTTATGTTcacccccgcgccgccccccaCAACGGCCAATAGTGGGGTGGTTTAG
- the LOC105393331 gene encoding uncharacterized Golgi apparatus membrane protein-like protein CG5021 isoform X2: MATMNPATPGVPQVPLLDDTIAFGDEDNAGKQFVHPYIVFFHLVFRCSAIVVYILCGWFSDSFIASFVLVILLLSADFWTVKNITGRLLVGLRWWNYVDDDGKSHWVFESKQNRVNQNESRLFWLGLILCPLIWTGFLFISLLSLKFKWMLLVLIALTLTGANLYGYIKCKFGAKENLKSATTDFMKKQFLQNATSFMFTPAPPPTTANSGVV, from the exons atggCTACTATGAACCCGGCAACC CCAGGTGTGCCGCAGGTGCCGCTGCTGGACGACACCATCGCCTTCGGGGACGAGGACAACGCTGGGAAACAGTTTGT CCACCCGTACATAGTGTTCTTCCACCTGGTGTTCCGCTGCTCGGCCATCGTGGTGTACATCCTGTGCGGCTGGTTCTCCGACTCCTTCATCGCCAGCTTCGTGCTCGTCATCCTGCTGCTGTCCGCCGACTTCTGGACTGTGAAGAATATTACTG GGCGGCTGCTGGTGGGGCTGCGTTGGTGGAACTACGTGGATGACGACGGCAAGTCGCACTGGGTCTTCGAGTCCAAGCAG AACCGCGTGAACCAGAACGAGTCGCGCCTGTTCTGGCTGGGGCTCATCCTGTGCCCGCTCATCTGGACCGGCTTCCTCTTCATCAGCCTGCTCAGCTTGAAGTTTAAGTGGATG CTGCTAGTGCTAATCGCGCTAACACTGACCGGCGCCAATCTCTACGGCTACATCAAGTGCAAGTTTGGAGCCAAAGAGAACCTCAAGTCTGCCACTACGGACTTCATGAAGAAACAGTTCCTTCAGAATGCCACCTCGTTTATGTTcacccccgcgccgccccccaCAACGGCCAATAGTGGGGTGGTTTAG
- the LOC105393331 gene encoding uncharacterized Golgi apparatus membrane protein-like protein CG5021 isoform X4, giving the protein MATMNPATVPLLDDTIAFGDEDNAGKQFVHPYIVFFHLVFRCSAIVVYILCGWFSDSFIASFVLVILLLSADFWTVKNITGRLLVGLRWWNYVDDDGKSHWVFESKQNRVNQNESRLFWLGLILCPLIWTGFLFISLLSLKFKWMLLVLIALTLTGANLYGYIKCKFGAKENLKSATTDFMKKQFLQNATSFMFTPAPPPTTANSGVV; this is encoded by the exons atggCTACTATGAACCCGGCAACC GTGCCGCTGCTGGACGACACCATCGCCTTCGGGGACGAGGACAACGCTGGGAAACAGTTTGT CCACCCGTACATAGTGTTCTTCCACCTGGTGTTCCGCTGCTCGGCCATCGTGGTGTACATCCTGTGCGGCTGGTTCTCCGACTCCTTCATCGCCAGCTTCGTGCTCGTCATCCTGCTGCTGTCCGCCGACTTCTGGACTGTGAAGAATATTACTG GGCGGCTGCTGGTGGGGCTGCGTTGGTGGAACTACGTGGATGACGACGGCAAGTCGCACTGGGTCTTCGAGTCCAAGCAG AACCGCGTGAACCAGAACGAGTCGCGCCTGTTCTGGCTGGGGCTCATCCTGTGCCCGCTCATCTGGACCGGCTTCCTCTTCATCAGCCTGCTCAGCTTGAAGTTTAAGTGGATG CTGCTAGTGCTAATCGCGCTAACACTGACCGGCGCCAATCTCTACGGCTACATCAAGTGCAAGTTTGGAGCCAAAGAGAACCTCAAGTCTGCCACTACGGACTTCATGAAGAAACAGTTCCTTCAGAATGCCACCTCGTTTATGTTcacccccgcgccgccccccaCAACGGCCAATAGTGGGGTGGTTTAG